From Dermochelys coriacea isolate rDerCor1 chromosome 23, rDerCor1.pri.v4, whole genome shotgun sequence, one genomic window encodes:
- the GMFG gene encoding glia maturation factor gamma isoform X1 produces MSDSLVVCDVDPALMEKLRKFRFRKETNNAAIIMKIDKERQLVVLEEEFQDISPEELKSELPERQPRFVVYSYKYVHDDGRISYPLCFIFSSPVGCKPEQQMMYAGSKNRLVQAAELTKVFEIRTTEDLTEEWLRERLAFFR; encoded by the exons ATG TCGGACTCCCTGGTCGTGTGCGACGTGGACCCTGCGCTCATGGAGAAGCTGAGGAAATTCCGCTTCCGGAAGGAAACCAACAACGCGGCCATCATCA tgaAGATTGACAAGGAGCGGCAGCTAGTGGTGCTGGAGGAGGAATTCCAG GACATCTCTCCGGAGGAGCTGAAGAGCGAGCTGCCGGAGCGCCAGCCCCG CTTTGTGGTGTACAGTTATAAATACGTCCATGATGACGGGCGCATCTCCTACCCACTCTGCTTCATCTTCTCCAGCCCCGTCG GGTGTAAGCCGGAGCAGCAGATGATGTATGCTGGGAGCAAGAACAGGCTGGTGCAGGCAGCCGAGCTCACCAAG gtGTTCGAGATCCGGACCACAGAGGACCTGACCGAGGAGTGGCTGCGGGAACGGCTGGCCTTCTTCCGCTAG
- the GMFG gene encoding glia maturation factor gamma isoform X2 codes for MEKLRKFRFRKETNNAAIIMKIDKERQLVVLEEEFQDISPEELKSELPERQPRFVVYSYKYVHDDGRISYPLCFIFSSPVGCKPEQQMMYAGSKNRLVQAAELTKVFEIRTTEDLTEEWLRERLAFFR; via the exons ATGGAGAAGCTGAGGAAATTCCGCTTCCGGAAGGAAACCAACAACGCGGCCATCATCA tgaAGATTGACAAGGAGCGGCAGCTAGTGGTGCTGGAGGAGGAATTCCAG GACATCTCTCCGGAGGAGCTGAAGAGCGAGCTGCCGGAGCGCCAGCCCCG CTTTGTGGTGTACAGTTATAAATACGTCCATGATGACGGGCGCATCTCCTACCCACTCTGCTTCATCTTCTCCAGCCCCGTCG GGTGTAAGCCGGAGCAGCAGATGATGTATGCTGGGAGCAAGAACAGGCTGGTGCAGGCAGCCGAGCTCACCAAG gtGTTCGAGATCCGGACCACAGAGGACCTGACCGAGGAGTGGCTGCGGGAACGGCTGGCCTTCTTCCGCTAG